The Hypnocyclicus thermotrophus genomic sequence TTTAAGTTCATTAATTTCTCCAGCTTCTGAACCAAATATAATAGTTTCTACATTTAAAGCATCTAATATCCTAACAGCTCCTTCTGCAAATCCTTCTGCACTTTTAATCGAATAAAAAACAGGTAACTCTACAACAATATCTACTCCATTTAATAGAGCCATCTCAGTTCTTACCCATTTATTTAAAACTGCTGGTTCTCCACGTTGTAAAAAATTTCCACTCATTACAGCAATAATAATATTTTTTCTATTCTTTTTTTTTGCTTTTTCTAAATGATATTTATGCCCATTATGAAAAGGATTATATTCAACAATTATTCCAGTAGCTTTCATTATTTTCACCCTATTTTAGATTTTATTATTACTAATTATTATATCATAATTATTTTAATAATAGAACAATCTCTATTTTTTTTTTTATTAAAATGATATAATTAATTATAATTTTTATATCAATTTATAAAAATTATTTAAAAAATTAAAATGCTATAATTAATAATTTTAATCAAAAATTAGGAGGAAAAATGTTAATTGGATTTGATATAGGAAATACACATATTGTAACAGGAATATATACTAAAAATGCTAAACAACTTACTTCATTTAGAATAGCGACTAACGCTAATTTAACTGAAGATCAATATTTTTCATATTTAAAAACATTATCTGATTTTAAACATATAGATTTAAAAAAAATAAATAGTGTTGTAATCTCATCTGTTGTACCTAATTTAACTAATATTTTTAAATTTTTAAGTATAAAATATTTTGATACAAAACCTCTAGTTATTAATTCTAAAATTAAATTACCTTTTACTTTTTCAAATAAAATAGAATCACCTAGTGCAATGGGTGCTGATAGAATTGTGGATATATCAGAAGCGATGTTTAAATATCCTGATAAAAACGAAATAATAATTATAGATTTTGGAACAGCTACAACTTTTGAAATTGTTAAAAACAATACTTATTTAGGTGGATGTATTTTACCTGGAGTAAATATGTCTATTGATGCTTTATTTTCAAAAACTTCAAAATTACCAAAAGTAAGATTTGAAAAACCTGAAACAGTACTCGGAAGAAATACAATAGAACATATTAATACTGGTATATATTATGGCGCTATTGGACAAATAAAAGAATTGATTACTCAATATAAAGCACATCTAGACTCTCCATATATAATAAGTACCGGTGGTGTTGGTAAAATTATTAGTCATGAAATAGATGAAATAGATGAATATATTGAAACTTTAGCAGTTGATGGTTTATATTCTCTATATCAATATAATAAAAAAATCTAGTGAAATACTAGATTTTTTTTATTTTGCAAGCTCTATTAATTTTTCTGTCATAAAACTATTTAATTCAAAATTTTTATTTATATAATAAATTAATTCTAATGCTGATTCCTTACTTTTATTATATCCTTGCATAAATTTATTTACATTTGATGAAATCCCTTGAAATTTTATATTTTCTTTTTCAATAATATTATAAGAAAGATGATTTTCTTCTAATATTATAGCTAATTCTAACAATCTATTTACTGCATAAATCTGAATAAAACTAAATGCTGGTATTTTATCACCTTTGTTATATTTTGCTAGCCCCAAGTATATATATGTTATTAATTCTC encodes the following:
- a CDS encoding type III pantothenate kinase → MLIGFDIGNTHIVTGIYTKNAKQLTSFRIATNANLTEDQYFSYLKTLSDFKHIDLKKINSVVISSVVPNLTNIFKFLSIKYFDTKPLVINSKIKLPFTFSNKIESPSAMGADRIVDISEAMFKYPDKNEIIIIDFGTATTFEIVKNNTYLGGCILPGVNMSIDALFSKTSKLPKVRFEKPETVLGRNTIEHINTGIYYGAIGQIKELITQYKAHLDSPYIISTGGVGKIISHEIDEIDEYIETLAVDGLYSLYQYNKKI